One segment of Bradyrhizobium sp. CB2312 DNA contains the following:
- a CDS encoding type II and III secretion system protein, with the protein MNKAANALLNRTIPGINFLIGSESQPAIILGALHGVTSVNVLSNPSLVVTNNQPATLQVGDVVPVETSKTNYLSQSGATVSTIDYRNTGIILRVVPRITTSGNVSLEIEQEISHVSSAGSSGLTPTVSQRKVKSAVSVANGQTVVLAGLISEDQKGDRSGIPLLDEIPGLGDSFSHQSKKGQRTELIIFIRPQIIQTGNDAHQLAEELRSKFRGEVGASITDDLRVRNVR; encoded by the coding sequence GCAGCGAACGCTCTGCTAAATCGCACAATTCCGGGCATCAACTTCTTGATCGGATCGGAGTCCCAGCCGGCCATTATCCTCGGCGCGCTGCACGGGGTGACCAGCGTCAATGTGTTGTCCAATCCGTCACTCGTTGTCACCAACAACCAGCCTGCAACCCTTCAGGTCGGCGATGTCGTTCCGGTCGAGACTAGCAAGACGAATTATCTATCGCAAAGCGGCGCCACGGTTAGCACTATCGACTACCGCAACACAGGCATTATTCTTCGTGTTGTTCCCCGTATCACCACAAGTGGAAACGTCAGTCTTGAAATCGAACAGGAGATCAGCCACGTATCCTCGGCCGGTTCATCCGGGCTTACGCCGACCGTGTCCCAACGCAAGGTGAAGAGCGCGGTCTCTGTGGCAAACGGCCAAACCGTGGTCCTGGCCGGATTGATCAGTGAAGACCAGAAGGGGGATCGCAGCGGCATTCCGCTACTTGACGAGATTCCTGGTCTTGGTGATTCGTTTTCACACCAGAGTAAAAAGGGGCAGCGGACGGAGTTGATCATCTTCATTCGGCCCCAGATCATCCAGACCGGCAACGATGCGCATCAGCTGGCAGAGGAGCTACGTTCAAAGTTTCGCGGTGAAGTCGGCGCGAGCATTACAGATGACCTGCGTGTCCGCAACGTTCGCTGA
- a CDS encoding tetratricopeptide repeat protein produces the protein MTCVSATFADHCHMPPFARRNIIWLVPAQMTALLVALAPARADPIASARSAYAHGNYQKAVGQLTPLALRGNAQAQAMLGFMYENGFGAPKAYDAAVGLYIQAANAGIPFAQAMLGLMYDKGHGVPQDVVLAYKWMNLAAAQARSAQRDYFLRLRNAIASKMSMNEIAQGQTCALAWTPGPWSGRTRSSPLQFSKDEAARRAIRSRGARGGTAGKP, from the coding sequence ATGACCTGCGTGTCCGCAACGTTCGCTGATCATTGTCATATGCCGCCGTTTGCTCGACGCAACATTATCTGGCTCGTGCCGGCGCAAATGACGGCTCTGCTTGTCGCGCTAGCGCCGGCACGCGCAGACCCCATTGCATCAGCACGGAGCGCCTATGCACATGGGAACTATCAGAAGGCAGTCGGCCAGCTCACCCCACTTGCGTTACGGGGCAACGCGCAAGCACAGGCGATGCTTGGCTTCATGTACGAAAACGGCTTCGGCGCACCAAAAGCCTACGATGCTGCAGTCGGCCTATATATTCAGGCCGCAAATGCCGGAATTCCATTTGCCCAGGCGATGCTTGGCCTGATGTATGACAAAGGTCATGGCGTCCCGCAGGATGTCGTTCTCGCCTATAAATGGATGAATCTTGCGGCAGCTCAGGCCCGCAGCGCTCAAAGGGATTATTTTCTCCGCTTGCGCAACGCGATTGCGTCCAAAATGTCCATGAATGAGATCGCGCAGGGGCAGACATGCGCGCTGGCGTGGACACCAGGTCCATGGTCAGGCCGGACGCGCAGCTCCCCCTTGCAGTTCTCAAAGGACGAAGCGGCGCGCCGCGCAATTCGATCTAGAGGCGCTCGCGGTGGTACAGCCGGGAAGCCCTAG
- a CDS encoding peptidogalycan biosysnthesis protein, translating into MTFVPFRSTLSAPFSSAVTEGLCGFDEHEWDALVGDNNFYNSYRWLRALEHSFGATDVLAVRGPAGVVAACTLWEGDQSPGLFFLPDCMAGIPGPWQQSFLWLGGRRNTHNEIPCIQGRRRYEALGEFGRSALNYAQERGYTGVVMPYMPYPAAVEFAEHIGGTVVLHSAEAYLEVPHTGVTGMMARSCAHDRNQSRSEVAAFRRAGGKIGWASAEELDDSIVADLITQNRSRHGSTQGRDWMERILAGQRKAGVSQFGAAAISECNNEITGLAVFYRFGTALHLRYFGADYSRDLKDYRYFVLCYYEPLDYAAARGLTTLRLSTSSLRAKVNRGAKIEPQAIVIKSVGEQHICDSDVKRHNLRMTREYQDQFAGHLCRDWELVERYQVLGE; encoded by the coding sequence ATGACGTTTGTACCATTCAGGAGCACATTGTCAGCCCCGTTCTCCTCAGCAGTCACGGAAGGTCTATGCGGCTTTGACGAGCATGAATGGGATGCCCTCGTCGGTGACAACAATTTCTATAATAGCTACCGGTGGCTGCGAGCCCTCGAACATTCGTTCGGCGCAACAGACGTGCTTGCGGTCCGCGGGCCGGCCGGAGTTGTGGCTGCGTGCACGCTTTGGGAGGGAGACCAATCACCTGGCTTGTTCTTCCTACCAGATTGCATGGCGGGAATTCCCGGCCCTTGGCAACAAAGCTTTCTCTGGCTAGGTGGTCGGCGCAATACCCACAACGAAATACCCTGCATTCAGGGCAGGCGAAGGTACGAGGCTTTAGGCGAGTTTGGACGCAGCGCTCTAAACTATGCTCAGGAGCGGGGATATACCGGCGTCGTAATGCCGTACATGCCCTACCCAGCGGCGGTGGAGTTCGCGGAGCATATCGGTGGGACGGTCGTTTTGCATTCTGCCGAAGCCTATCTAGAAGTGCCGCATACGGGGGTGACCGGGATGATGGCGCGCTCATGCGCGCATGATCGTAATCAAAGCAGGTCTGAGGTCGCGGCGTTCCGTCGAGCCGGGGGGAAGATCGGATGGGCCTCAGCCGAAGAACTCGATGACTCCATAGTCGCTGATCTCATAACTCAAAACAGGTCTCGACACGGAAGCACCCAGGGTCGCGACTGGATGGAAAGGATACTCGCCGGGCAGAGAAAGGCGGGTGTGTCGCAGTTCGGTGCCGCAGCAATTTCCGAGTGCAACAACGAGATAACCGGGCTGGCCGTTTTCTATCGCTTTGGAACGGCACTTCACTTGCGCTACTTCGGGGCAGACTACAGTCGCGATCTGAAGGATTACAGATATTTCGTCTTGTGCTATTACGAGCCCCTCGATTACGCTGCGGCGCGCGGTCTCACGACATTGCGGCTTTCTACCTCTTCGTTACGTGCGAAAGTGAACCGAGGGGCAAAGATCGAGCCGCAAGCGATCGTCATCAAGAGCGTTGGTGAACAGCACATCTGCGACTCTGACGTCAAACGGCACAATTTGCGCATGACCAGAGAATATCAGGATCAGTTTGCGGGCCATCTTTGCAGGGATTGGGAGTTGGTCGAGCGTTATCAAGTGCTGGGTGAGTAA
- a CDS encoding class I SAM-dependent methyltransferase — MSLGSSPLTAKVALSAGSCPSPEEETLGSCQHEYGESRAASVSDSAAQFDEFASLHENMTEWPLQKYIEVPSVLEVIGDVGGLSILDFGCGAGAYSRILKQRGAAYVVGYDPAPGMLNYARRRAEKEAINLSFVTHLHANMAAQFDLVLASYVLPYAATKTELDSMCAEMGGLLRPGGRLISLSTHPAYNPHPNWYEPCGFRLVVDDPENPYLEGGRIKVEFCKNGEQGGVFAWHWPAPSLESSLAQAGFRSLKWRELFVPTHAHIDQLPKELHAYLQSPHAIIIEGIRVPRHAERHP, encoded by the coding sequence ATGAGTCTCGGATCCTCACCGCTCACAGCTAAAGTCGCGTTATCCGCCGGTTCTTGCCCGTCCCCCGAAGAAGAAACACTGGGTTCGTGCCAACATGAGTATGGCGAATCGAGAGCTGCGTCTGTGTCCGACAGCGCGGCCCAATTCGATGAATTTGCAAGCCTGCACGAGAATATGACTGAATGGCCCCTTCAGAAATACATCGAAGTGCCGAGCGTACTAGAGGTGATCGGCGATGTTGGTGGTCTGTCCATCCTAGATTTTGGGTGCGGCGCGGGAGCATATTCGCGAATACTTAAGCAACGCGGAGCAGCCTATGTTGTAGGATATGATCCGGCGCCAGGCATGCTAAACTACGCGCGGCGTCGCGCAGAGAAAGAGGCGATCAATCTCTCCTTCGTGACCCATCTCCATGCCAACATGGCAGCCCAGTTCGACTTGGTACTTGCATCTTATGTGCTACCCTATGCCGCTACCAAAACTGAGCTGGACAGCATGTGCGCTGAAATGGGCGGGCTGTTGCGTCCGGGCGGGCGCTTGATATCGTTGTCGACTCATCCAGCTTATAATCCACATCCAAACTGGTACGAACCCTGTGGCTTCAGGCTCGTCGTGGACGATCCTGAGAACCCATATTTAGAAGGTGGACGTATCAAGGTCGAGTTCTGCAAAAATGGAGAACAAGGCGGGGTATTCGCATGGCATTGGCCCGCTCCTTCTTTGGAGAGTTCATTAGCACAAGCCGGGTTCCGATCGTTGAAATGGCGAGAACTGTTTGTGCCAACGCACGCCCATATAGATCAGCTTCCCAAGGAGCTGCATGCATATCTCCAAAGCCCGCACGCCATCATCATTGAAGGCATCCGTGTCCCACGCCATGCGGAACGACACCCATGA